A stretch of Deinococcus cellulosilyticus NBRC 106333 = KACC 11606 DNA encodes these proteins:
- a CDS encoding polysaccharide deacetylase family protein: protein MSIPVPTRTPPKHSPFAVYPRMQQLFPEILWMGKSHPQFALTFDDGPHPVDTLQLLEVLDKHQVKATFFWLGENLEKNAALVQAAARAGHQVALHGWTHRPFPLLGTRQLQKDLERTRDLLTDITGIQAADLRDVRPPYGAVVPATLRSLKEWDYRTVLVSSIPLHWVQSIKATVKQVMQHAQGGMILDLHEGQPMGPRIAKITDALLPELKAREFDFVTVDEMWREQDASVGIARV, encoded by the coding sequence GTGTCTATCCCTGTACCCACCAGAACCCCACCGAAGCATTCTCCTTTCGCTGTTTACCCGAGAATGCAGCAGCTTTTTCCAGAGATCCTCTGGATGGGCAAATCCCACCCGCAATTCGCACTGACCTTCGACGATGGCCCCCACCCCGTCGATACCCTGCAATTGCTGGAGGTTCTGGACAAACATCAGGTCAAAGCGACGTTTTTCTGGCTGGGCGAAAACCTCGAAAAGAATGCTGCGCTGGTTCAGGCTGCAGCCAGAGCAGGCCATCAGGTGGCCCTGCACGGCTGGACCCACCGTCCCTTCCCTCTGCTGGGCACCAGACAGCTTCAGAAGGATCTGGAGCGCACCAGGGACCTCCTGACGGACATCACAGGCATCCAGGCGGCAGACCTGCGTGACGTGCGGCCTCCTTATGGTGCTGTGGTCCCTGCCACCCTGCGAAGCCTCAAAGAATGGGATTACCGCACCGTCCTGGTCAGCAGCATTCCCCTGCACTGGGTGCAGAGCATCAAAGCCACCGTCAAACAGGTGATGCAGCACGCCCAAGGCGGCATGATTCTGGACCTGCATGAGGGACAACCCATGGGTCCCAGAATCGCAAAAATCACGGATGCTCTGCTGCCAGAACTCAAAGCTCGGGAGTTTGATTTTGTGACGGTGGATGAGATGTGGCGGGAGCAAGATGCAAGTGTCGGGATTGCTCGCGTTTGA